The Vitis vinifera cultivar Pinot Noir 40024 chromosome 1, ASM3070453v1 DNA segment agaaaaaaattgttaagaaaaatagtttttttcatgtttggtttcacttataaaaaatataaaatataattaaaattaatttaaaattttcgtgtttttaaattatttaatcttattataaTAGAAAGAATTATTAAAGAaacgtataaaaataatttattaaatttaaacttattttttatttatttttactttttctctttattttctttccttcgcAATTTCCCTCAAATATTtcggaaccaaatatagccgaTTAGAGGATATTCACCACATATCCAATAACAATAAAATGAAGTTGCCAAACAAGTTTAGCTTTCACATATTAAAAAACATGTATGTTTCTTTTGTAGGAATTCCAGAGGAACAGCGTAAAATATGCTTTCTACCTTGTCAGCCTGAGCTAAGCACTGAAGATCTACCTTGGTTGATTGGAACATTTACAGCCAAAAGAGCAAGATTCGAATTCTGGACAAGAACCTTTGCACGAGCAAAAACTCTTCCTTGGATCCTTGTTAATTCCTTTCCGGAGGAATGCAGCGATGGTAAACTACAAAATCAACTGATCTATAGCCCTGGAGATGGTCCACGTCTTCTCCAAATTGGACCTTTGATTAGGCATGCCGCAATAAGAACCCCTAGCTTATGGGAGGAAGATTTTAATTGCTTGGATTGGCTAGAACAACAGAAGCCCTGCACAGTTGTCTATATTTCATTTGGAAGTTGGGTTAGCCCAATTGGGGAACCAAGGGTAAGAGATTTAGCATTAGCACTTGAAGCATCTGGAAGGCCATTCATTTGGGTACTAAGGCCTAACTGGCGTGAAGGTTTGCCAGTTGGATATTTGGAGAGGGTGTCAAAACAAGGAAAAGTTGTTTCATGGGCACCTCAAATGGAGTTGCTGCAGCACGAGGCTGTAGGGTGTTATCTCACACATTGTGGGTGGAATTCTACCTTAGAGGCTATACAGTGCCAGAAGCGTCTTCTGTGCTATCCAGTTGCAGGTGACCAGTTCGTGAATTGTGCCTACATTGTCAACGTATGGCAAATAGGAGTAAGGATTCATGGGTTCGGACAGAGAGATTTAGAAGAAGGCATGAGGAAGGTAATGGAGGATAGTGAAATGAACAAAAGGTTGTCCAAACTAAATGAGAGAATTATGGGAGAGGAGGCTGGTTTGAGAGTTATGACTAACATCACTACCTTCACTGATAATCTCAAAAAGCACGTGGTTAATTGAATCTACCTCCCATTAAATCTGTTCATGGTCTTAATTCCACTTTCTTCCTAGACAGGTTGTCAGAAAAAGATGTCAATCCAATGTACAAAGTGATTGAAGTTACAATAATGAAGCAACTTGTtctaaataattcatttagCTTCATTAATATATGGTTCTCAGATTACAACCCCGAGGAACATAATAAATGTGTGTGTATGGCCATTCACTTTAATATCATCTTTGACTTTGATTTTTCAGAACAATGGCTAGCTACTCTTGCTTGCTGGGGTGTGTTGTgtctctttaatttttgtacCTTCAAAGATGGCAACCCAAGCCATTCAATGCAATATTTGCCTTCGCTATGATTTTTCAGAACAATGGCTAGCTACTATTACAAGCTGAGGAACCTGTAACACAAAACTCTTGTATATGGCAATAGAGAAAAATACTCTTGATGAGACTAAAGTTGGTAAAGAGATCCAAAAGGAAGAAGAATAAAAGAGTGGCACAAGGGCTATAGAGAGCTAAAAGATTTTCAATTGGGCAGAATAGAGGATTCAcactttccttttttggttGCCTAGTATCTTTTTATATAGGTTATCTAACAATACTTGAAGAAGTTAACTATGATTTGCAATAATTATCAGCCTATTatgatagagcccttaaaagtagTCATGATGGATCAAATtccatatattaatttttgcaATATGATCTCTTTTATCTTATCATTTTTATGAGCATTCCGACTCATAccacttacattgtacatgattgAAGTAATttaagagttgcacaaaagattcAAGTCATGGATTCTTTGCAAAATGATAAGTTGTTCATGCATGGTTGGTTCATAAACTTagacaatttattaaaaaccaTGATAGGTATGCTACTTCCAAATTGGTTGGATGGCTAGTCTTAGTCATTGGAATGAGTTTCTCATATATGTAATAGTGTATATGGTTGCACATTAAATAGGACCTCAAAAACATGACATCAcgtaataataaattaaatttgttaatatttatattacaaTCCTAGTTCTCTTTGCACTATCTAACTTATGCTTTATCTATGATGAGTTGTCAAGCCCACATTACTTGCATTATACATAACTTAGGTGTACTAAGAGTTGCACGAAAAATCCAAGTCAAGAGTTGCTTGCAATTTggtgagttgttcatagttggTTCATAGACTTCGGTaatccatttgaggttataATGCATTATCTCTTAATTGGACAGATGACTTGTCTTAGACATTGGAATGGGTATTTCATGGTGTGTacactagtatgtatggttatacattagACAAAACCTATGGTAGGTCCTAACATTGGCTATTAGGTGGttatgacttcaccaagttACTATGCTACACaagctctcaaccttgagagaatattgaggtAGAGTTAAGGTCTTCAATAGCTTTAACCTGTAAGTGAGACCATGAGGCGGTTATATATTCTTTATAAATTAGGTCACTATTTGTTAAGACATGTGGCAATAAATATTCTTAagataggcaccatgatatctcatgggtttgagatAGTGAGCCCCCTTAGGTGATCTTAAGGacatatgatcatgaaatttactaccacaataattccttaagtagaatttgacatatgctcttatgagctagagtatgtcagtcGATCATATAATagaaggatttgtaactcaaggattagagaggtaatcttgagaggttgatagtaTATACCTCGTTAGATTATAAACACCAGTTTATAGGGAGTCTGCATgcaataaatagtttttatctCATTGAAATATACATAGGATATTAAAGTGTAATTGAATCTCTTTAGTGAAAAATTGATTCAACTTCAAAATAAGATTATAAGGGAATTAAAATTTTCCTATGGGCTCCAATGGTCCCTGTTTGAGTTGTTAATTCATGGTGGCATGGTTTTTAGGGTATTTTTAGGTTTCTAATTCATATGTGTACATAAAGGCACTTTGGTAAAAATGCAAGGTTGTACTAGATCATATAAATGGTCTTTTTGGAGTggactaattaattatttgGAGTCCAATAgagttgattaattaattagaacctaAGTGAGCTAAAATAAGTGGCCgaagctcaagtcacttaagccatAAGGAAATCTATATAAGCTCCCTTAAGGATTTAGGGCTTTAGTTTTGTGATTCTAGAGGAAAACTTAGTTTTCCCCTCTAGAAAGAATGCCACCCTTCCTTAGTGTCCAGATTTGTGACAAAGAGTGATTGGGTGGAAGGATTCTTAGTTGACTAGGCTTGTTATTCACACTACACAATTTCATCGAATTTGAATTGATATAGGAACATCCAGATCTAAAATGAAGCACCTCTGAACTCTAGATCTAGgtttttaaaatgtctattgtTTCTATTATGATTAGATCTAGAGAGCCCTAGGAATGGATTGCATGTGCCCTAAAAGATCTAGTGTTGGAGATATCCAAGTTTCCTTATAACTAGTATTAGAGCCCTTAGTTAGTATTTAGCATGCTAGAACTATTCTAGGGTGTGCTAACTTTATTTTATTGGGTTATCTTATTCATCCCATGTCCTTTAGGATAAATGtataagttgtttttatttgtcCATTTGAATATGGATGGATGTGgttgtattttttattctttagatTGGGTAGTATACCCCATAAGGGGTATAGGATTTTGATTTCATTGTAAAACAATTTTACTTTCAATATATaggttgtaagctccattataggagaatatgaatttttattgtTGTAAAGATTTCCTTTTTTAATCTATCTatgatgaatcaaaagaaaaaaaatgatggatctttttttatatcattgtcCCGTTGAAATTCAttatatgttggcaattttattcattttaatgtttggctataaaagttttttttgatagtgacttgctctccattaaagatcaagggttgttgttcATCTAACCAGAAAGTGACAGATACATCTAAAAAGGCTTGGTTTATGGTAAGTTAGACTCTTTTGAGGTATTAAGAGAATCGATTTTGTCTTGAACTTTAAATGctttaaaattgttgttttaaaaaatttaaggccGCTCAAGTAGTCTAAAGTGCTTAAGCATTGAAGATGGTTCAAGCATTTATTCTGATTCAAGAGGTGCTTCAGTTGGCTCAAGCGATCATGTTATTTTACCGAGATTTTTTCACACaaatttaacttcaaactcttccaAAATCAAAAGTCTTTGGGTTAGTTGCCTATATTTACCTTATTATAACCCCTTGAGATGAAACGATCACATATTATTTAGAAAGGGTTTCTTAGAAAGAAAGCCTAACATGACACCCCATTCttgatctctcattcaaggattcaaTCTATGAATCTTGGGTTGAAAATCTTCATCCTTTCAGCGAGGCTAAAGTGTATTCACTAAAGCAATCGAATGTTACTACGTCGTAGACGTGGATCAAGTTATAGGTATTGGAGAGTAAGTTTTTATGATAAAGTAGCTACGAAATCTGTCTAACttgatctcatatagtggatttagattagcagtcttagacctcatggttttttatctccatggtTAGTGTagaggttttccacataaaaatcttTGTGTCTCAttgtttatatgtttttattatctTGCTTGTATTACATATCATTAATTGAATTGATATACCCTAACATCTCGTAGGATAAAAATTGGGTATAATATTTAATCcttatattgtaatttttttttttacacccATATCCCCCTCTCCCTTTAAGTGTTACCCAATTGGACTTCACAGATTTTTCATAGTCGACCATTCCATGTTGACATTTCCTGATTGATGGTTAAGCAACTATATCAGCAGCATGGATAGCAGGCATAACTAACTAGGGATAGTTTTGGAGCAATAAAGGAGGAGAGATATTTATCACTTTTAAACATGATTTGTAAATTATAAAGACGTTCTTTAGAGAAAGAAGGGATTCTCAGGGAAATAAGTTAAATTGTTTTAGTGTTtgtgttttgtttcatttttgtaattttttttagttaaataaatattttcttttcaaattttcttgatCTGTtgtgtatttgttttttatttgtgtttttcttACTCCAAGGGGTAAAAGGAGCTGAGGTCTTACTATCTCAGTTCAGTTCACCATTAGTTTAGCAGTCTATAGTTGAAAATGACCAAAACTCAGGTTAGTGGTTATGACGACCAAAATGAGTCTCCACTTACTTAAGTTCGTAGTTATGAGAACTGAAATGAGTCTCTATTAGGAGTAAGGGCTATGATTGTGAGGGTCTAAAGTCAAGCAACCGTAACCTCAACTCCTATGGTCCCATAAACTAGAAACGAGCCTTTTAACATGTGTATCCATCTAAGTCATCTGATTGTGATTACCCAACAAAGAGCAATCAAAGCAAGGTGGTCTTTCATTGAGATGGTTGATCCTCATGTTGATGGGAGCCCTACAGTTGGTGTAAACCCAAGGCCTAGTCTTAAGGCTGATAGCAAAAGGCTAATGTCTTGCTTGGAGAAGTGAGCTTAAGAGAAGAGATTCATGTGAATTTCCACTCTTGgggttttgttgttgttgttgttttcttttattttcaatttctaagcTCCCTCTTtctttcataaattaaaatttaatcatttttaactcCAACTAGAATTCACACCTCAAAAGTTCTAACCTGCAGCACCATTGATTAAAGGTTCCTTGAGAAAATGATCTAACCATTATACAACTATTagttcttttttataatttggttCAAGAGCTTAAAGTTTCAAAGATAACTCtggtttaaattttgttttgtttttttttttagttagaaaAACCTAATCAACCCAATAGTACCCTTGGCTATACAACCCATGATACTATTTTGCCACAAAAGTCGGGCTATGATACAATCTAAAGAACTAAGGTAACTCTTAAAAGGTAGACACATTGAGAGGAAGTACCACGTAATTCATGAGATAGTTTAAAATAGTGATATAATGGTTGAGAAGATACCTTTTGTGGATAACCTGGCAGATCCTTTCACCAAAACATTAATAAGAAGTCATAGGAATAGCATAGGTGTCAGATGTGTACTTCGTATTCTTTAGAGGCATGATGTTTTGAGGTTTAGTAGGAAAATGTTAAGATAtgacccttaaaagcatgacgagatgtaataaattttttattttatgatttaataataaagttcatgtttcacttttatctatctttattCAATACATTATACTTTGTAAGCATTCTGGCATGTAActcttgcattatacatgacttaggtgcattaggagttgcacgcaagatccaagtcatgagcttttTACAAATGGATAACTTGGTCACAGTTAATTCATAGGTTGTGGTAACCCATTAAGGGTTGTggtacactacctcctaattagagggatgattgGTCTTAACCATTAAGATGAggttctcatggtgagtgcactactgtgtatggttacacattggacaagtcCTACAATGCGTCATGATGTAAGGATATTAAGCtttcatgacttcaccaagttgtTTTGTTGTGTTATCACTCAACCTTAAGTGAAATACTAAGTCTGTGTCAAAGTTAgtagtgactttgacctacaagtgagaccctaaagtgatcGTATACTCCTTATGGATttggtcattgttgatggaagctaGTAACAATAGTATaaaccctctattttgtcctaaTAACATATGttattctattttgtttttctttacttctcGTTGCCTTATAGTTGCTCCATGGTGGTCCTTTGTCACTTATTTGATTTACTATTGTTGAGCCACCATTGTAGATTTATTGTCAAGGGATTTTTATAGATCCCAAATGTATTCTTACTTACACCTTAGTTTAGtacacttagttgcattttaggtttaattcacttagttgcattcttCGCCCAGCTCACTTAGTTACATTTTAGGTCTAATTCACTTAGTTGTATTCTTAGTCtagctcacttagttgcattcttAGTCTAGTTCACTTAGTTGTATTTTAGGTATAGTTAGTCACATTTTAGctttagttcacttagttacATTTTAGGTTTGGCTCACTTAGTTGCACCATAACTTAGTTGCACTTTTTAGAAAGTTCACCTAATTCCTCTAAGTAATTTTAAGATAGTTCATCCAGATGCATTTTAGTTCATTCCTTTTAGGTGTACTTTAGATAGTTAATTTATAGGCATTCTTAGTTCATTTCATTTAGGCATATTTTAGGAAAATTCTTAGTTGCACTTTAGGATAACATTTCATTGTCACTTTACATGGCATGTACAAGGGGGTTGTTTAAGAGAATTTGGAAAGCAATTGAATTTAGGAGTCTTTGAGAAAGTTGACGACTTTAGTGGAGGATAAGGAAATATTGAGATTTGAAGATGAGGAAATAATTTCTTTCGGTTCATAGCAAGGAACTTTGGAGATAAGAGGATTCTCTAGGATGCACAACAAGAAGATTTAGAGTTTAAAGAAGATAAGAAATGAAATGGATTTTGGAAGATTTGCTAAGAGACATGGCATTGGAAACTTGATATAGAGGAGGACTCTTTGGTTCACATCATTGAAAGTTAGAGAGATGAGGATTCTTTTGGGAAGACAACATTAGAAACTTTATATTGAGAAGAAATTTTTGGTTCATGCCTTTGAAAGTTGGATAGGGATGAGGATTCTTTTGGGAA contains these protein-coding regions:
- the LOC100253113 gene encoding UDP-glycosyltransferase 82A1 gives rise to the protein MKYMKRPMILLVPYPAQGHVTPLLKLASCLVTQGFMPVMITPEFIHRQIAPRVDAKDGILCMSIPDGVDEDLPRDFFTIEMTMENTMPVYLERLIRKLDEDGRVVCMVVDLLASWAIKVADHCGVPAAGFWPAMLATYGLISAIPELIRTGLISETGIPEEQRKICFLPCQPELSTEDLPWLIGTFTAKRARFEFWTRTFARAKTLPWILVNSFPEECSDGKLQNQLIYSPGDGPRLLQIGPLIRHAAIRTPSLWEEDFNCLDWLEQQKPCTVVYISFGSWVSPIGEPRVRDLALALEASGRPFIWVLRPNWREGLPVGYLERVSKQGKVVSWAPQMELLQHEAVGCYLTHCGWNSTLEAIQCQKRLLCYPVAGDQFVNCAYIVNVWQIGVRIHGFGQRDLEEGMRKVMEDSEMNKRLSKLNERIMGEEAGLRVMTNITTFTDNLKKHVVN